In the genome of Capricornis sumatraensis isolate serow.1 chromosome 4, serow.2, whole genome shotgun sequence, the window AAACACAGGACTGTCAGGAAAAGAACTAGATAAAGCATTTGTGCTTGCTGTTCAACTAGCCTGTGAACCTTGCATTTACTCATTTTTCAAGCCCCATTTGTTTTCTTGcaaactttttcttctcttggacAGAAAATTATTGCTATTGAGTCTGACCAGAGGTAGACTTTCaatagaaattatatatttgtatagtgTTTTACCGATTGCTGTGCTTTCTAAGGAACTGTCTCAAACAATGAGaagcaaatatttttgttttttatgagcCAGGAGCTGTGCTTGAAGGCATAGAATAAAAATTAGGAACAACGCTGCATTTGCTTTCATGGAATTTCAGATATAATTAATACTCTGAGGTTTTATTTTAGGTTGTAGGACTATGAGGTATATGATAGgtgttatcttatttttaaatatgagaaaatgCAAGTTAAGAGGTTACATGACTGGTCCATGGTTGCACCTGGGTGATCATGCCATCTAAATTATTCTGATTCCATCCATGTctctagagactatcatacagatcaaagtaagtcagaaagagaaaaagaaatattgtatattaatgcacattCGTGGAATCTAGGACAAAAGTATAGATGAtgttatttgcaaagcagaaatagagacacagatgtagagaacaaacatggacaCTAATTGGGGAAATgcggagggtgggatgaactggaagaTTGGAACTGATGTATTTGCACTATtgatattacatataaaatagataactaatgagaacctactgtatagcacagggaactctactcagtgctctgtggctacctaaatgggaaggaaatccaaaaaagagggaatataggTATATgtagagctgactcactttgctgtacagcagaaactaacacaacattgtaaagcaactatacgccaataaaaattaatataaaaataaataattctactGATTCCAAGTTTAGTATCCTTTCTCTTACCTTATACTGTCCTTCAAACTTAGATATTTTGCATAGCTTAAGTCAGTGAAGCCCTAACTTTTCTTGTTTCaatgtaaaatgtatatatttatgtatgaagATGCAGTGAATCATAGTATGAATATCTTGTGATAATTAGGTATGGAAGACAAGGAGAATGAAAATTAATGGAAACAGAACAATTGGGAAACAAATGATGGGTTCGCACACTGGCTTCTGGATGTTTAAAGACGGCACTAACCTGTTCCTCAGTATGAAGGGCTATATAAGAAGGAGCTACATGTCTTTGGTAGGATAGATAATGCAAAGTCATGGATGATGACTCCAAGctgaaaaaaagggagaaataggCAATTCTGTGGCTAATGGTTCCTTCACCCAGATCTTTTATTGTCCAATCAAGCACTTATCTGTGACATTCTGCCCCGTCTTTGCATTAAAGTAGTTGTTCCACCTTTACTACGCCTGCTTTCCTTTCACACATTAAGTAATGTCTATTCTCACAGAAGGTAGGGTGAATTTTTCCATTATGAAAATAAGCAcagttcatattttctgttccaGTTCCAGAAAGCTTCAACCTGTGAATAGAAAAGGTAGAATGAGCTCCTTTGAAAGCTAAATAAACAATCAGCAATCAAACTCTGGGTCTGGggttctctgatggctcagatggtaaagaacctgcttgcaatggatgagacccaggttcgatctctgggttgggaagatgtcctggagaaggaaatggcaacccattccagtattcttgcctggagaattccacaaacagaggagcctggcggactacagtccatggggtcgcaaagagtcagtcacaaatgagcgactaacactcagtCAAACTCTGTGTGAAGTAGTCTGTTGCACAAAGTGAAGATAAGAAGTATGAggggaaaatataaaaagcaacatTCAGATCTTTGAGGAACTCCCAGCCTGCTTTGGAGTATAAAGTATGCACATGTGAATAACACAATGGCAATTTAATATACCTTAAGATTAAGTAGAAGTGAACAGTAGGTACAATAAGAGTCCAGAGGAAAAGATGGATGGGGATCTGAAATGATGAGAAAGGCTTTACTTTCTCACCTTTTCATGGAATATCATGCTTTAGTTCTGTTTTGAAAGAAGGGCAGAATTTAGATTGAGAGAAGCCCTATCGGACAAGTACCTACACAGGGTGGAAATGAGCTCAAGGAAAAGTAAGTCGATTAGTTATTTTTGAAATGAGGATTTATGTTACAGGGTAACAGATATAAGACTGCATTATAATTGCTTGTTCTCTTGTCTATATTTCCTGTTACACTGCTATAACAAGAGGACAAAGAATggatatttattaattcatttgccAATATCTGTGGGAtacctaggtggctcagtggtaaagaatctcccctgccaatgcagaagactcaggacgctcaggttcaatccctgggtcaggaagatccccggcaggaggaaatggcaacccactccagtattcttgcctggggaatcccaaggacagaggagcctgatgggctacagtccataaggtcgcaaagagtcggacacaactgagttagtACAAGCACAAGCACGAGCATGGGATACCTGCTACATGCCAAACTTGTTCATGTGCTGCTAATAGAGGGATAAACAAAACATAAGGTCTTTTCTACTGGAAACTTACATTGTACTGAGGGAATGTTGGTAAGAAgccaacaaataaaaagaaaatctcagagaCTGGTAAAAGTAATAATGGAACAGTGTGATGTGATAGACTTGAGTGGATGCGGTGGAGGGAGGCTAGTTTAATTTGGTAATTAAAGATGGTCTCATTGAGAAAATGATGTTTAAACAGACTTGAGTGACAAGAGGGAGCCTGCCACGGAGGAGGGGATTCTAGAAGGAAATAGCAGGTACAAAACCCTAAGACCACaaaacatgtttaattttttgaaagaacagAGGGGTCACCAGTGTGCCTGAACTATTGTGAAAAGTCAGCAAGCGATAAATGTAAAGTTCAGATCGATGAAGAAGCTTGATTGTACCCCTAGTACTCTTGAGTTCTGtccataataaaaatttaataagtatctgttgaatgaattaattaaaaattaagtaatgATCTAATTATGCAAGTTTGGGTtgtcaatttacattttaaatggagAGACATTGCACAATGTGAACAAAGGTGACTGGAGAttagaaaatcataattttttcagatataaatttattttagttggaggttaattactttacaatattgtattggttttgccatactcaGTGTAATTGATCCTTTTGCCTGGATTGTCTGTAGAAGGTTAGAGCCTTTTGACATAGACTTTAGAATCCTCTTGTAATTGATAATGTGCCTGATTTTTGGATACCTCTGAGGTAGAAAGtaaaagtcgttcagtcatgtctggctctttgagaccccatggactgtatagtccatggaatctctagggccagaatactggagtgggtagcctttcccttcttcagaggatcttcccaacccaaggactgaacccaggtttcccacattgcaggtggattctttaccagctgagtcacaagggaagcccaagaatactggagtgggtagcctatcccttctccagaggatcttcccaattcaggagtCAAACCAGAgccccccacattgcaggtggattctttatgaactgagctatcagggaagccccctaaggtAGAAGACAAGGGAAAATGATACTGAAAAGTCAAAAAAAGACTCAAAGTAAGATGTTCCAACTATAAATTATAAGGATGAAAATTTTGTTCTCAAAATATGTGAAGAGAATCAGATCATGctacaaaaaaaccccaaaaccaaaccaaacacacATGTAAAATGTTCAATGGTAAAGTTAAGGGTAGAAACAAGTGGGAAAAAAAGTATCAGGAATAGGGGTGGATTACAACTTAGATGAAAAGCAGAGAATGGGAGACTCGGAAAATAGAATCTAATTGCAAGCACTCTCTTGTTAGGATTAGGGAGTAAGTAACTCAGTCATCACCTTTGTAACACATAGTACAACACAGAGCCACTTCCCAGCTTTTAAGTAACTTGTACTCAAGAGCAGAGAGGATCTCAGGAATGAAAATCCCTAGTTGTGCCTTGTGTTCTGAGTGTCCAATGACTTACACAGTTTCGGAAGGAACTGAGCCATCTTCCCACCTCCAGACGTCACTGGATTTCTGGCGGGACAATCCAATCCAACGAATTAATCCAGTCCTGCTATTGAGATATTGCTATTGCAAACACAAATAATTATAATGGTCAGAGTGTTTCTACAGTTCTTATAATGGTATAAAGGAAAAACTTCATGATAAGACTCTGGACAAAACAATGGATTATATGTCTATATTAATGCTAACTGATTATATCTGATATTTAGAATTATACCAAGTTTACTTGTTTTAGCATGAAAATACTTGAAGGATAGGGAAAAACTGTAAACCAGATAGATAATATTCTAATAATCCTATATGTTTATGTTCCATCAATTGAAGGTTAGAATCCCAAATAAAGTACCAcatatgagaaggaaaatgaaaaatacattgttGGTAAAATTCTATATTCCCTAGAATTAAGCTCTGCTTGCTTTGGTTTCATTGCTTAGCTTGTCTACAAAATCTTCGTATAgaaatatcaattttttttagttgacTGGATAAAAGAGATGTCTTTCTCAAAAGGATTTACAAATAACATACATCTAcaattttttactttgaaattatCTCTATTTACTGTactatatgggtttccctggtggcacagtggtaaacaatccaccagcaatgcaggagacaggggtttgatccctgggttgggaagatccccccgagaaggaaacagcaacccatctagtattcttgcctgggaaattccatagacaggagcctggcaggcgacagtccatggggtctcaaagagtcagacatgacatagtgactaaatgcagtaatagttatttattttgttcattgccTGTTGCTCCAACTGGAATAAAGTTCCATGAAGCTAAGAATTTTTGTAGGTTTTATTAACACACAGGTTCAAGTCCTGGAACGTGTTGAATTAATGGAtggatcaatcaatcaatcaatctatGGGTAGCAAAATTAGAAGAAAGTCAAATGTTCATGTGCTCGCATACCTCCCAGGAAAAAATAGATGAGAACATGCTCTTGGCAAATAAAAATGGCTTGAGCATCTTGGCAGGAACATGAAGCACAAGATGGCATTCCATGAGAGAGATTTCATGAGAGTCACTTATTTCTTAAATGTGAGCTACTTGTCATGtgtcaattaaattttttttctttaaaatacatcCACATTATATACTTCACTATAGAATTGACAGATAGATTCTACCTGAAGTTCTGCCCAAAATTCAACTATTTTTTATTCTTCCAAAATTACATTACTTCTTTTAATTGTACATCTTCAACATATTGGCCTATAGCAATAAGACTTGAGAAGACATGTTTAGTCCCTAATTAACCTTCTTGTAATAGAATTGAGATTTTAAGGCACTCTCTTATTTTGTCTGATTTGAAAGAAATTAGTTTATCTGAGTATCTTCTCTATGAGGCTGAGCCCACAAGAAGAGCAAATATGTGGTACAGCAGGTTAGAATAACAGGACATACAAATGAGCATGAATGTCACTGGgttaatttcctcttttctgGTCAGTTACtggttaagcaaggcttcaggactcaatgcgctccctaggctttctcgagcatctaccccaaaaccagaatctgtctgttttactatttcatgactttcaccaactcttctgacattaacagggggctaaccctgatcacctttctctggagaaaattaacttagggctatagctaataagtctcctggacatgagaggaatatttccaatcaaaacccctctgttagcattataGCTTGtttggcaggtatatccagactcttgcagctacgcatatgattatttacatccttccgactgtgagaggcatggaaagcctaaaacatagagccttttaaagagttaaaagttattagagtagtgctaggCATAGGATTTcgttattgggccaatgcttgttgctaagttcccatatctcttatccactgtggaCCTGGCAGTGCGTtcgttaacatagttggaaagtaagaaaaacaagtgtagccttgaaattaaccacatcagacttttgagctaattggttctttcttgtaactcactgcacctttgtttcatgagaatgtaactctgtttaatactttttgaggctgacatagattagaaatataagaaaaaacattttaagggaaaataagttttctggttgagaagcctttatcaaaagagggtcataaaatgttcacaggcctccaaggccagaagataatgtacacaatattgtttatgggaaaggtttgtggaaaaatcctggtttcgataaagacaaaacagatgtaatgtctgggctgactctgtatgactttgcatcttttatttccctctatgtataagacaaggtataaaagtaccttttaaaaataaagctattgggcctcgcttgaagaagcttggtcaccctgtgtttttcttttttctctttttttctctcttactttctttttcaggctgatcccttggagcatagaggctccctgcattcactcatctgcccaggtttctaagacctgaacgggaagacgttctgcgtcttcactgcctcgggagaccgggaaggcacctgtggcctccgtgaacagggcaaacttcttgtttCGAAGTTTTATTGACTTTCTATGTAAagcaaggaatatcagcctctttctctcctctattttgttatctacaatattctttctttatctctctctaaatcatccgccgacgccgtttttccttcaggttcccctggatcctgtgggggctggaccccagcagtccTATAGAAAATGACttgccactggagaaggaaatggcaacccactccagtgttcttgcctggagaatcccagggatgggggagcctggtgggctgccctctatgggttgcatggagtcggacatgactgaagtgacttagcagcagagaatGGAAACCTGCCCTGTGGGTTTTGGAACCAGACTTCCTGAGCTCAAATCATAAAAGCCCTTTTATGTGGGAACGTGGGAAATTGAGCAATTACTTTATTTCCTTGTGCATTAATCTCATCactgtaaaatgaagagaaaaacaaaacaaaaccaaacaaaaacaaaaccaaaaaaatcctTGTAGAACTGTTGTAAAGTTTGAATTAATAAATGCTttgaatcaaaattaaaaaacaaaaagaaaatgacttgCCTAAATATTTGAATTCTATTGAATCTTGGTCTGCATAGAACCCAAATCCTGATCTATTCCAATTTAcatttgatttcattttaatatgcaAAAATGTGAATAATTACTATATTCAAATTGTGGGATAAATACAATAAACAATTTCTGCCATTTAAAAGATATGTGCTTTCATGTATATGTAATGGCTGAGttctttcactgttcacctaaaactacaCAACGTTGTTTATGggttatacctcaatacaaaataaaaagattaaaaatatgcatatacatatatatatacacatatgtaagcGTCTCTTGattgaggtgaaagaggagagtgaaaaagctggtttaaaactcatcattcaaaaaatgagtatcatggcatccagtctcatcacttcatggcatatagatggggaaatgatagaaacagtgaaagactattttcttgggctctaaaatcactgtggatggtgactgcagccatgaaatcaaaagacacttcctccttggaagaagagctatgacaaacctagacagcttgttAGAAAGCAGACATTagttttctgacaaaggtccacctagtcaaagctatggtttttccagtagtagtgtatggctgtgagagttggaccataaagaaaactgagtaccaaagaactgacgcttttgaactgtggtgttggagaagactcttgagtcccttctgcaaggatatcaaactagtcaatcctaaaggaaatcaaccctgcatattcattggaaggactgatgccgaagctgaaactccaatattttgaccatctgatgccaggagctgactcattggaaaagaccctgatgctgggaaggattgaaggcaggaggagaaggtgtaatagaggatgagatggttggatgtcatcactggctcgatggacatgaatttgagaaagctatgggagatggtgaaggatagggaagtctggcctgctgcagtccatggggtcgcaaagaatcggactgtccaagcaattgaacaacaatgtTTGGACAAACTGTTATTGGGTAGAAGGGAAACTCCAAGTCTTGGCTCCTGGCTTGCGCCCAAGATTTACAAATAGGGAGAGTCCAGTAGTGAATGTGAATGTATTCTGCTTGGAAAGAGCTTTTGttagaagtggtcaaagagggaactgtggaagaagagaaatgttttaaagtgttttcaaccatgtcaatcccagtctcccaattcctcccaccacctcctttcccaccttggtatccatacatttgttctctacatctgtgtctctatttctgtttttcagataaGATCAgcgataccatttttctagattctacatagcacagggaactctactcaatgcacTGTAATGAcctgaatgggaaagaaatccaaaagggaggcaatacatgcatacatagagctgattcattttgctgtgcagtagaaactaacacactattgtaaatcaaagcaactgtactccaataaaatttaatttaaattattaatttaaattaataaaactatGTCTGGGAGAATCTGTGAAAAGACAGAATTTGCACCATGGTTCATTCAAAAAGTCAACAACTTAGCAAAAACTGAGAAGGCATGTTATGTTGGGATAACActgatatttatatttcacaaTCATATTGAGTTTCTTTATACTTCCAGATTCTTTTTTGAATTCATAAATAGAGTTAAGGAAACTAAGAAATTATCTTAACTTTTGTTGCAGAGATAATACCAGAACTCAAAGTTTCATTAGTTCTATTTAAATACTTTCTACTCTCAAAGGTTGTAATTTTTACCGAGCTTGAAAAACTTCTCAGAGGAGAAAAAACTGGACAACATAgacatgtgaaaaaaagaaaaatgctgaagATTTGTCTCTTTTGAGATTTATCTCCTTATCACTCCCAAGATATTTGACATAGAAACATCCTTACCAGGATGCTCTTGCTGGTGATCTTCACAAGAGTAGCATTTACGTCAATACAGTACTTCTTACTCTCTTCCCATGTCAGGTTGTGCTTGAAGAATCCATAGCAACTGTCTCCATAGTATCGCCAGTGTGTGTCACATGGGTTGCACTTATGACCTTGAGGAGAAACCAAGCATAGGATCCCTTTCATTCtgaattaagtttattttttcctcatcttcATTGTTTCCTGCATATCTCAAGATTCTTCACAgatagcataaaaaaaaaaaaaaaaaaaaaactccagagtTAGGGGAGATGAAGAGGCTAACAAACCATACTTACTTTCCTTTTGTCCTGATAGTTGTATTAAATCTTGGCAGACCTTCTTTACTAACATTTTCAGAGTTCCTGAGAGATTTTCATTCTCGGCTTGTAGGTAGTTTTGCTGCATGACAGCTAGATGGAAACATTAGATAATCATTTGTAATTAGAATAAAAAGGGCGATGCAAAAATGTCCTCTCTATGAACTTTAAATTCAGTAGAGTTATCAATCTATGAAGTATTTACTGAATACATAtaagtagtgtgtgtgtgctcagtcacccagttgtgtccaactctttgcaaacgaatggactataggccactcagttcctctgtccacggaattttctaggcaagaatactgaagtgggttgccatttcctcctccaggagatatatGAGTAAATGAGTGCTGAAAAGTGATCAGGGTAAAATGGGtaaagtaaaacaataataataaaaaaagaacacattaagTACTGTGCAGAATGGCAGCTGAGAgttctccaaaaataaaaaaaaaattacagaaagagAACTGTCAATACTTGAAGGAGATAATCTCAAGTAAGAACATGCCATGATCAAATTGTATGCCCAAAGTGgctgttttgatttttccttgAACACAAACTTCTAAGTGCATTTCACAGAGGTGAATGACCTCTATTATTATGCTTCCATGTAATATCAGAATATTCATTCTTGTTGCACAGCCACATTGAAATCAATCAAAGGTGGTGAATGAAACATTCTaaaatatcttatggaaaaataaaCAGTATATGAACAATTATACATTATAAAGATTTGTTATTGTTTAttagctcagttatgtctgactcttttgagataccatggactgcagcccactgggctcctctatccatggaatttctcaggcacggatactggagcaagttgtaattttcttctccaggggatctttctgacccaaggattgaatctgagtcttccacattgtaggcatctttaccatctgagccatcagagaagcccaattaATTTAATCTAAAGTTTAGTTTTAATCAGAAGTTAAAGGTCAGAATTCTCCCTTACTGAGAGTGTCCTGGCCCCTAAGCATAGGATGATTGGTGTGGTGACAAATATACAAATCGTGACAATTAGGCTTAGTGACATACACCAGGACACTTCGGTATGTCACATCATTAGGAAAAAGTCAATACTTACACATAAGCCCCAGAGCCACCAGCCCAACAACCATCCCCACGCATAAGACCAGCAGAGCCAAAGCCATCACACGCCACAAAGGGGAGGAAGCAGGTTCCACTGTGGGCATACAATAAAGATGTCAGAGGGCAGGCAGCATGGCATAGCTATGGGACAGCATCACCCCATCCCTGCCCTGTCAGCATTCTCCAAGTGACATAAACTGCTTCTTCGGTCCATCTTGCCTTTGCTCCCGTGGTGATCACCAACAGTAAACACAACCTGCTCCATTCCCACTCCCACCGGACTTCTCTCTGAGTCAGAATGTATCTAGCTGCTAAGGTCTTGTGTGTTTGTACTTCTCTTTGTTTTGTGCCCAACCATATAAACAACTGTGGTGATAAGGAGCAACTATAGAATCACACTCATTTGCTGACatcttagaaaatgaaatttctgaACATTCTCTTTGCTTATCCCCTAGATTTCTAGTCCCTCCACATTTAACTCTGTAAACCTTAATATAATGTGCCCTGCTTGTATCCTTTGTTGTTTATGTGAagtgtgaagtgttagtcactcagttgtgtccaactttaaagattatagcccaccaggctcttctgtccatggaattctccaggtaagaatactggagtgggttgccaggccttcctccaggggaccgtcccaacccaggggctgaacctggatctcccacattaaAGGCCAGACTTGACCAACTGAGTCAAGAGAAGACCTATGTTGTTTATATTCTAAGTAAATCTATCTAAGTTTATGCTGATACCACttaaatgctgttgggaaaaagggtcattcaggaaaagaaaacaaaactatacaTGCTATCACTAGTAGAAAAAAGGACTCTAGGGTAGAACCATTTCAATAGTTCATTTGCAAGTTGCTGGCTCTGGGCGTTCTTACCTGAAGTCAGAGCTGGTTTTTGAGCTTTAATATTTAAGGTGACATATCCATCTTCATCCTGCATGGCTTTCCTTGGGCTGCAAGTGAGTTCAGTGTTCAATGGTTTCACAAAATTTGTCCACTCTGATGATCTCAGTGTCTACCCGCCTGTGATTCTCCTCTGTTTGCTAAGTTGGAGCCACATGAGCTGGGGcacatgtttttttgttttttgtttctttccaggAAGCCCTTAGATAGCTGCTCAGAGATACATGAACCTTAAACacaaaaacactaaaataatAACTTGTGGTAAAGGAGTAGATATGGCATTTGTTTCCTGTTTCCTTAGCTTCCATTCTGAATCTTCCATCATGTATATCCTTTCCAAGAACAAAAGTTCATGCTTCATCTTAACCTCAGCAGAGTGCAAATCATGTTGTTTAAGCAGACTGACTTCTGAtgaaaattcataaataaaatatcatcttATAAAGAGTTTATCTCTCTGTGATAAATGAGTCTGATATAATTTGATCTAAGAAGAGCTATATTTGATGTTCCATGGTCTTGTGTTAGAATGTCTAATTATGGCCTAGAATTCTTCTGAATTATTGCATCTTTTgcttgtaaaaattttttaaaaatcaagaaatccaCATGAGGCAGGATTTATATGGGTTAGGTTTATGCCTCAAAGGAAAACAATCTAATacagtgaaacaaaacaaaattgataTATTGTCTTTTAGTAATGTTTTCACtttaaaccaggcttccctggtagctcagatggtgaaaaaaaaaaaaaaatttgcctgcaatgctggagactctggtttgattccctggattgggaagatactgagagaagggaatggcaacccactccagtattcctgcctagagaatcccactgacagaccatgggggcctcaaagagtcggacacaactgagagactatcAGACTGTCACTTTAAATTGCCAGTAATGATAACTTTAACCACAGGCTGAGCATCTCTTGCTTGGATCTATGtttcatgaaaatatatttgcctttacttGTATCTATCAAGTGTGGTTTTGTGGTGTTAGAAGTATGTTGGGTGAGTACAGAGACTCTCAGGGTCAAAGGAGGCCTGATAGCATTAGTCTTAATTCTGCTTCCTCTCTCTACATAGCCCATAAATGCAAGCTGAATTACTCAGCAAAAATTAAGCAGAGAACTGCAGGAAAAAGTGGTAgataaatgcttttcttttcccttctccaaaatccagaggtttgcagaaGTTTCTCAGTCACCCCA includes:
- the CLEC1B gene encoding C-type lectin domain family 1 member B isoform X2, which encodes MQDEDGYVTLNIKAQKPALTSVEPASSPLWRVMALALLVLCVGMVVGLVALGLMSVMQQNYLQAENENLSGTLKMLVKKVCQDLIQLSGQKESKYGHKCNPCDTHWRYYGDSCYGFFKHNLTWEESKKYCIDVNATLVKITSKSILQYLNSRTGLIRWIGLSRQKSSDVWRWEDGSVPSETVLKLSGTGTENMNCAYFHNGKIHPTFCENRHYLMCERKAGVVKVEQLL
- the CLEC1B gene encoding C-type lectin domain family 1 member B isoform X1; amino-acid sequence: MQDEDGYVTLNIKAQKPALTSVEPASSPLWRVMALALLVLCVGMVVGLVALGLMSVMQQNYLQAENENLSGTLKMLVKKVCQDLIQLSGQKESHKCNPCDTHWRYYGDSCYGFFKHNLTWEESKKYCIDVNATLVKITSKSILQYLNSRTGLIRWIGLSRQKSSDVWRWEDGSVPSETVLKLSGTGTENMNCAYFHNGKIHPTFCENRHYLMCERKAGVVKVEQLL
- the CLEC1B gene encoding C-type lectin domain family 1 member B isoform X4, with the protein product MQDEDGYVTLNIKAQKPALTSAVMQQNYLQAENENLSGTLKMLVKKVCQDLIQLSGQKESKYGHKCNPCDTHWRYYGDSCYGFFKHNLTWEESKKYCIDVNATLVKITSKSILQYLNSRTGLIRWIGLSRQKSSDVWRWEDGSVPSETVLKLSGTGTENMNCAYFHNGKIHPTFCENRHYLMCERKAGVVKVEQLL
- the CLEC1B gene encoding C-type lectin domain family 1 member B isoform X3; translated protein: MQDEDGYVTLNIKAQKPALTSVEPASSPLWRVMALALLVLCVGMVVGLVALGLMSVMQQNYLQAENENLSGTLKMLVKKVCQDLIQLSGQKESHKCNPCDTHWRYYGDSCYGFFKHNLTWEESKKYCIDVNATLVKITSKSILKSSDVWRWEDGSVPSETVLKLSGTGTENMNCAYFHNGKIHPTFCENRHYLMCERKAGVVKVEQLL